The DNA window GGGCAGATGGGCGCAGAGTGGCGGGGAAGGGAGGCGCACGGCAGGCggcaaagagaataaaaagaagggaaccttgctttcttaatttatttttttcccctctttttttttttttcttccctcacctccgctctttctccttctttcttttctgaagcgTTTTTGGACCGTctgggtttggctttttaaatatttttaatttttttattattattattatttttagaaggcgttttattttataattttttccagcGTGTTGtgtgtggcaaaaaaaaaaaaaaagttagtgtCGAGCCAAGTGATTCAGGCGCTCTgcaggaaggaggggggggaaagaaggaaaaagttgcCTTTGTTGCTAGCGAGCTCTTACTACCTTTATGTGATTAAGGGCAGGCGGCTGAAGAGAGGGTCGGCGTGCGTGTGCCGGCAGCgcagctctcctgcctccccgCCCTGGTAGGGGTAGGAGCAGCTGGCGGCTcctctccccgcagcccctcggAGGCGGCGCGGGCTGTGCGCGTtgctccgctccgctcccctccgccCGCGGCGGCCGCGCTCCCGAGGGCGAGCGGCGGCGTGTCCCTGCCCGCGCGGGGCTCTGCCCGTCCCGCTCCCCGGCCGGGGGTGCGCGGGGGCGCCTCCCGGCGGCCCCCCTCCGCCGGTTGCCATGGTGCCGCGGCCCGGCGTGCTGTGGGcagtggcggcggcggcgctggcgTTGCTGGtccggcgggcggcggcggccgcggcgctGGCGGGGCCGGTGGTCCGCTGCGAGCCTTGCGACGCCCGGGCGCTGCAGCAGTGCAAGCCCCTGCAGCCCGACTGCGCCGAGCGGGTGCGGGAGCcgggctgcggctgctgccTCACCTGTGCCCTGCGCCAGGGGCAGCCCTGCGGCATCTACACCGAGCGCTGCGGCGCCGGCCTCAGCTGCCAGCCGCGGCGGGAGGAGGCGCGGCCGCTGCAGGCGCTGCTGGAGGGCCGCGGGCTCTGCACCAACGCCACGGCGGGCGGCAAGCTGCGGACCTTCCTCCTGCCGGGACCGCACGCTGCAGGTAAGGGGGCTGCGCCTCGGGGCGGGGGCGAAGAAGCGTAAAGAGATCGCGTGCATGCAccccttcttttcctgttcgctgcttctttgcctctgtttgtttgttcgttttaaataaagttaaaagGTAAGTTGCTCGCAGCAGGAGAGGGGGAGGCGCGGGCAGGCATGCTGCAGACCTGGTCCTCCGGAAAGGCCTTTCGCTCGCTGCCCGGCGCTGCCGGCCGGCTGCCGGTCCGCGGGGGGCTCCTCGGGCAGCCACGTAGCCCAGGCCGAGATCGTTTTGAAGGCGGGGTGCCTCTGCCGCAGGAAAGGAAGATTTGCCTCTTCTACCTTGTTTATGTATATATTAGTTTTCTTCAACGCTGATGCTAAGGAGTAGCTCCTCGCAAAAGAGCCAGagttgctcctttttttttaaaaaaaaaaaaaagggggggggtgtggggtgtggagGAATTGCATGTTGCTGCTGCGGGTGCGTGCggctgccaggctgcagagcctggaTGGAGAGAGGGTGAAATCCTCGCGATTTGTCCCCAGTGTTCCTGGAAAGAGAGTGCGAGAAAACTGGAGAGTGTGGGCTAACTCCTGCGCTATAGCGTGGCTgagcacagagagagaaagagaaaaaaaaaaaagttaaatattccCCTGGGCCGGGAAGGTGGTTATTCGGAACAAAGCATTTGCACAGCGGTATTTAAGAGGACGTTGTTTTTTTGCCTGCACTGCAAATAAATCTTTGGTCGAACGAAGCTTTCCTCTTACATCCTCTTACATGTCTTGTAAATGAGACATTCACagagcaggttttgttttgtttgaagagGAAGGGACGATTGGAAAAAGTTCTGTTAGCATGCACATTTGGAAACTTAAGACAGGGAAATTTGGGATTCAGATCAAGAAAGCACAGTCCCTCTGTGCAAAGATTTAATTAAACTGTTTGCTAACTAACAGCAAGTATGTTAACACTTGTTTAATAGAAAACTGTGTCAAAAGGCTATccactgtttgcatttttaaaaagccaggaGTTTTTCTGCTAGGTTGCAGGGACTCTTTGGCTGGCCTTTCCTTAGCTGAGGAAGTGGCACCAGTGCTCCAGTTAACTGGCTGCTACGAGAGTACGAGATGCCTTATTATACTTATTTACGTGCTGCTCCCAAGCTGCGGCAATTTGAATCAGAGTTCAGAGGTACTCACTGAAGTTTTAAATCTCACTGGAACATGGAGCAGCTTCCTTTATCACATGAACTTGGCTCTGAATATTCATCCTTCACATGAATTGGAAACAAGGGGCGTCTCCTCTGTACTTGAGAGTTTGTGCTGTTTAATGGAGGGGTAGTGCTTTTAACAGTGACtgttagagaaggaaaaaggggaagacAGAGCTGCACTTTGCTGAAAATCTTTCAATTTTTAGCCTAAATAGTCAAAATAATGAGTTCCTGTTTCTGCATTCTTGGCTGAGAGAGAACTCTGATTTTGAAATCAGTAGGACCTTTAATTCCTTAAAAAGTGCAAAGTGGGACCCTTACAGTTCACATTCAAGGAGTGAAGGTTGCAGACCTGGGGTGCAAGAAGGAAGAAGTATGCTGAACCTGTGTGACACATAGTGCCCGTTTCCTCACAGGAACCATTCTGCTTTCAGCTCGAAATCCAACACTCCCTGGTGCACACCTTCCATGAGCAGGATCACATCATCTCCCTTACACACAGCTAGGTCCTGCATCACGTGCTACACTTTTAGTGATTTCTAGTTTACAGAAATTGCTAGAAATCTGTACGGGCTGGTGTATATTACAGTATCTTCTTAACAACAACTCTAATAGGCCACTGACTTTACAGTTCACTTTTTCGGGGCACTAAAGTGCTAAGTAGCAGTGTGCATGTACAGTCCTTctaatctgtttttttaaaagagagcaAGTAACTCTCATagcaattttgtttctgttacaaGGGTGTAAAGCTAACATGGCACCAAGTTTTTGAGTTAATCAAATACACCTTACGTTTTAAAATGTGTCATTACATCCATTCCGAATTGAAATGTGATGGTCTATCTAAACTGAAATGACCAGCCTGGTAGTTGTTTAATTCACATTAAGAGTATTTTCTACTTATATTTTGGTAGAGGAGGCAAACTAATGAACTGGACTGATTGCAGAAAACCTAGTAGACATAGTATTTATATTTAGGAGATTCAGGTTTATAACATTTTATTGTGTTCTTTCTTGCAAACTTCATtgagaatgtggaaaaaaataccactgtTTAAAAACAGGACATTAAACCACCAAAAATGTGTTCAAATACCGCTGAGAGTCTGAGTTAAACCcacaaaagccaggaaatttAGATTTAAGACTTAAGCTTCCTTAATCCATTTGCACTGGGAGTTGGATTTTCCTGGCCAATTACGTCCATTGCCAGCAGTGGCTACACTAAAACCACTGGTACCGAGATGTAAACTCGgatccctcctcctcttcctcatgtTCCTCCCCTGTTCCTGTGTATTGGCAGTGGCACTGTACTGCCTGTGTGAGTCAATGGGCTACGTGAACGTGGGCTTTCAGGTTTAGCACTGACTTTCTtggcttttgtggtttttcagTGAGCCatcaagtaatattttaatatagattTCCAGGATGTTCCTTGCACATCAGTTATCTTTGTGCACTCCTAATATGATTTCCTTCACACACGCACATACACGCACACAAAAAATGTGGCCAGCAGCCAATGCAGCAACTAGTGGGACTTGGCTACTTAGCTGATAGAAATATCTAAACTTGAAACATTCCCTGGAGGAAATGGAGCCAGTTACAGTTACACTGCAGGAGTCTCCTAAGCAGGAGAAATGCAGTGTAGACAAATACCTCAGAAGGTACAGGAACACTGGGCTTAtgcagtattttggaaaaatatgctTCTCCTGTATTTTTGTGGATGGtagtttaaagagaaaatatttttgaagctcGTAATGAAAGCAGATGTTTGTCCTTTGACACCGTTACAGAATGAATGGCATTTTTTTGTCCATtacctttaaaatgtattttgtccACTTAGAAACGTTTCTGATTTTAATagcagaaaagtgaaaacatgctatttttttttctttcctgttccgTATGTTgaataaaatcaagaaaactAAAGTGTTAAAAATAGCTAACTAGAACTGTGAAACTCAACGTGGTAGAATTTATTGTATTAACGCctctttaaaagggaaaaaaaaaatattaccttcCCGGGGAAGACAAGAGAGTCACGCTACAGCCCATGTTACCCAAGCCAGCCGCGTTTAACTGAAGTCGATTAAATCAGCCGTGGGTCAGCAGTGGCGGAGGGGAAGGCTCCGCGCCCCCGGCGCCGGTGGGGCTGCTGCGGGCTCCCGCTCCCGCGGCGGCCGCTCCGCCGGCGGCGCAGACCCGCCCCCTCCTGCCGGCGGGCGGAACTGCAGCGGACACCGAGGGGCGAGAAACCGGGGCGGTGGTGGCTTGCAGCGAAGTGGAGGTAGCTAGTTTTCAGGTGTTGGGCTGCCAGCGCGGGCGGTGAAGTGGGGTACCTTGCGAGGCTACCGGGAGCAAGGGGATGCTTCAGTTACAAAAGTCATCTCTTGCCAACAAAGGTGCTGATGCATGCGGAATGCTAaattgttcatctttttttgtgcGTTGCTATTTTGTAAAGGCAAATTAAGCACGTAGACTGATCTAGTGGCTTGTTGCCCTTCCAGACGCAGCTGCCAGTTGATTAACGTTGTTTCTTCACTGCATTCGTTCTTCTCAAAGGAAATTCCAGTGATTCAGAAGAAGATGACCGGAGCACCAGCAGCGTAGAAAATCAGGCCATCCCAAACTCTCACAGGGTGCCAGATTCCAAATCACATCCACCGCACACCAAAATAGATATCATCAGGAAAGTGCAAGCCAAAAATACGCAGCGCTATAAAGTGGAATATGATTCGCAGAGTACAGATACACtgaatttctcttctgaatcCAAACAAGAGACTGAATACGTAAGTACTTTTGTAAATGGAAAGACATTTCGCAGCATGTGactgtgcacatgtgtgtgtatgtatacgCGTGCTGTGCGTAAGACAAGATAAATACCTAAACTAAATAACTAAATGGTGGTAATTGTTGTAGCCATTTAGGGCATTCTGGCTGTTTAACCGGTAAAACTATTGGATCTGCAAATGCAGACAATCAGCAAACTGTGCAGATCAGGTTCAGAAAACCTGGAGGCCTAACGCAATGATGTTTACGTTGATACTAGTATGATTTTCATTAAGTACTTTCTTAGAGATTGAAAGTTCTTGTTCCGTCTGTCATTATCACACATTTGTGTGACTGGACTTGGGACAGGTTTAATAGTGTCATCATTAAATTTGGTTGCAAACAGCACTATTGGGTTGCCATaatggaaaaaagatgtttcacaTTCAGTGTAGTGGCAATGTGTTCACACTCCAAAGCGCAAATCAAGGGAGATAAACTTAGGCTGGGTTGAAGGACTAGTATCTGGACTGATTAGTCATTGTTTGTATGATGTGCTGAACACTGCCTCCACTTGCAGTCATTGTTTGGTGCCACTGCCTAAATGCAAAGGCTCACAGGCATACAAGCTGCCATTGCCTCCTACTGACTGTTGCCCAGTGGATTTGCAGGGCAGCCGGAGGGTGGTGATTCTGAGGGGAGAGTAATTCCTGTTCCTGGACATCCTCGATAACCCCAGTGGTTATCCTTATGCCTGTGCCAGATGGCCTAAAAAAATATGTCTGGTGTTTCAAACACCAAATACTTTGGTGTTTCATCTAAACAGTCGTTGTGAAACCAGATGTGGCTTCCCATCTGCAAAAGAAGGTTTTGAAACCTGTATGAGGTGGAAAGTTGTATCTGAAGAGAGTGTGGTCTCCAAGTTAACACAGCAAGGGTGGTGAAGTGTTTAGTTTGTCACTGATGTCCAGCTGTCTAGTAAAAACATTACAGTATCTCCTTTCCAAGGTGTCCTCCTCCCAAAAACATGAAGTAAACTtcctacagtaaaaaaaaaaagagctttggTAGCTCTGAGAAAATAGGGTCTGGTCTTAACTAGGATGAACATTTCACTTACATGGTAGTTGGGCCCCATGAGCAAAGACATACCAACTTAGGCTGCTGGTGTCtgtaagaagcagaaataagtCCATTGGGGACAGGTGCCTTTGTCAGCAAATGCCCTTCTAGCTGTGTCTGCATGTTAGCTTTTGGTATTGATCTTGCTGACTTTGGAAGCCTgcttcaaaataataattagatAAAAGCTGTTGATCTTTTTGTAGGCCTACCTTGGGACCACATCTTGAACGTGTGTGATTTGCAGTCAGCATGTCTgagcagtttaatttttttaaggaatgcCAATAAGAGCAGCAATTTAAAGCACATGTTTAGAGCTTTACATATGAAAGCAGCAAGGAAGGTCtttgctaacaaaaaaaatcagttttaaactCCAGTAGAACTATGGAGTCCGTATGCTTTCAGACACTCACATGAAAGGCACTTTACATAAGCAAACTATTAATATTACcacttgaaaatataaatgtcaTTACTCcagtaattaaaaattgcaCCAAATGAGACTTTGTGTTGATACAGcaagttaaacattttaaaccCATGCAACcatgcaaagaaattttttcaGGTCTCTGCAGAATAAGTGGGCTGTTGGACCAAGTCAGTAATGTGCCCAGACAGGAGTATAGCTAAGCATAGAGTTTGTAGGCTGCGACTCTTGAATCCCGATCCCACTGCTGACACTGCCTTCTTGGCTTCTGGCAAAACGTGAACTCCTCCGCTCCTGGTTTTCTGACTGCAAAGTGGGGCTCGTAACACTTTACTCCCTACCCTGAAGGGCTGCAGTGAGAAATAATTAGTTGGCATTTGAGATATGCTCTTAAAAGTGCTTCTGGAagttctttttggtttgttgtccTAGAGCTAATCCTCACTACATTGTTGTCAGccttttaaagatggagaaagtgCGGGAAAAAGTTACATGCTTGTCTAATGAGAATGTTGTGTGCACCCATTCCTTTGCATGGTTGCATCCGTTTGGTCCAGTTGAAATTGGGAGTTGTTGCCAAAGTTGCAGTATTTTTCTATATACATGTACATTATGCCAAACtacttgttttcaaataatCCATTTCAATTAAGGTTTCAAATCCAGCAGAATCATGAAAATCAAATGGCATTAGGGAAAATCTACCAAGTGGTGTTTTTCCAGTTGCCTACCTTCTTCTTTTCCCACTTGGTGCAAGACCAGCTTTTCCAAACCTTGGTTATGTTATATGTGATTGATTTACATACTGGTTAAGCCTTCCCGTAGGTATATGTGGCTGAGATTTCAACTGGAAATGCCAGTCTGTGCCTCAGCATAGCTTAGGACCTTCAGTATTTAGAAATTGGTTTATTCTGAATAACGCAGAAAGTCAGAATTTTATCTGTGAATCGTCTGCCTTTTGACATACCCAGCCatccctttttttaatagatttgtttgggtttatgCTTCTTGCCCTTTAACTCTTGTGTCGAAGACAGCATTTGGGAATGAAGtttcatctgtgttttctaAAACA is part of the Balearica regulorum gibbericeps isolate bBalReg1 chromosome 2, bBalReg1.pri, whole genome shotgun sequence genome and encodes:
- the IGFBP3 gene encoding insulin-like growth factor-binding protein 3, producing MVPRPGVLWAVAAAALALLVRRAAAAAALAGPVVRCEPCDARALQQCKPLQPDCAERVREPGCGCCLTCALRQGQPCGIYTERCGAGLSCQPRREEARPLQALLEGRGLCTNATAGGKLRTFLLPGPHAAGNSSDSEEDDRSTSSVENQAIPNSHRVPDSKSHPPHTKIDIIRKVQAKNTQRYKVEYDSQSTDTLNFSSESKQETEYGPCRREMEDTLNHLKILNVLSPRGFHIPNCDKKGFYKKKQCRPSKGRKRGYCWCVDKYGQPLPGYDGKGKGDVHCYNLESK